A genomic stretch from Deinococcus aquiradiocola includes:
- a CDS encoding response regulator transcription factor, translating into MSAVPTELPTVLIVEDDASIREYLQLGFGYEGFRVLLASGGTEALALFAREAPDVVVLDVGLPGVDGFGVLKAIRERSQVPALMLTARDAVDDRIRGLTLGADDYLVKPFHFGELVARVQAILRRVQPERGRTLSYADLTLDTALREATRGGVRVELTPRATDLLEVLLRHPERALSKAVLLDSVWGGEFMGDDNIVEVYVRQLRRALGEPDLIRTVRGAGYALRLRE; encoded by the coding sequence ATGAGTGCCGTGCCGACTGAGTTGCCGACCGTGCTGATCGTGGAGGATGACGCGAGCATCCGTGAGTACCTGCAGCTGGGCTTCGGGTACGAGGGGTTCCGGGTACTGCTGGCGTCCGGCGGGACGGAGGCGCTCGCACTGTTCGCGCGGGAGGCGCCGGACGTGGTGGTGCTGGACGTGGGGTTGCCGGGCGTGGACGGGTTCGGGGTGCTGAAGGCGATCCGGGAGCGGTCGCAGGTGCCGGCGCTGATGCTGACGGCGCGGGACGCGGTGGACGACCGGATTCGGGGCCTGACGCTCGGCGCGGACGATTACCTCGTGAAGCCGTTTCATTTCGGAGAGCTGGTGGCGCGCGTGCAGGCGATCCTGCGGCGCGTGCAGCCGGAGCGGGGGCGGACGCTGTCGTACGCGGACCTGACGCTCGACACGGCGCTGCGCGAGGCGACGCGGGGCGGGGTACGGGTGGAGCTCACACCGCGCGCGACGGACCTGCTGGAGGTGCTGCTGCGGCACCCGGAACGCGCGCTCAGCAAGGCCGTGCTGCTGGACAGCGTGTGGGGCGGGGAGTTCATGGGAGACGACAACATCGTGGAGGTGTACGTGCGGCAGCTGCGGCGGGCCCTGGGCGAGCCGGACCTGATCCGGACGGTGCGCGGGGCCGGGTACGCGCTCCGGCTGCGGGAGTAG
- a CDS encoding CoA transferase subunit A, with the protein MNPLYPDARTALQDLIQSGTHLAVGGFASAGVPTDLIGAVHDLQVQNLRLVCCSTQRSEHFGVNRLITNGQVTRLVTSYLGPNDVVRALYLSGKLQVEFVPQGTLAERLRAGGAGIPAFYTPVGAGTVAEDGKEVREYGGRRCLLEEAIVPDVGLVHAWKADRSGNLVYRRTAQNFNPQVASAARVTVAEVEEIVEDGQLDPDEIHTPGIYVQRLVLNPTPDRSVLTVRLREAR; encoded by the coding sequence ATGAACCCCCTCTACCCGGATGCCCGAACCGCCCTGCAGGACCTGATCCAGAGCGGCACACACCTCGCCGTCGGCGGCTTCGCGTCCGCGGGCGTGCCCACCGACCTGATCGGCGCGGTCCACGACCTCCAGGTGCAGAACCTGCGCCTCGTGTGCTGCTCCACGCAGCGCAGCGAGCACTTCGGCGTGAACCGCCTCATCACGAACGGACAGGTCACGCGGCTCGTCACGAGCTACCTCGGCCCGAACGACGTGGTGCGCGCCCTGTACCTCAGCGGGAAGCTGCAGGTGGAGTTCGTGCCGCAGGGCACCCTCGCCGAACGCCTGCGCGCAGGCGGCGCGGGCATCCCCGCCTTCTACACGCCGGTCGGGGCCGGGACCGTCGCCGAGGACGGCAAGGAGGTCCGCGAGTACGGTGGGCGCCGCTGCCTGCTGGAGGAGGCGATCGTGCCGGACGTGGGCCTCGTGCACGCGTGGAAGGCCGACCGCAGCGGGAACCTCGTGTACCGCCGCACCGCGCAGAACTTCAACCCGCAGGTCGCGTCCGCCGCGCGCGTCACCGTCGCCGAGGTCGAGGAGATCGTGGAAGACGGGCAGCTCGACCCGGACGAGATCCACACGCCCGGCATCTACGTGCAGCGCCTCGTGCTGAACCCCACCCCGGACCGCAGTGTCCTGACCGTCCGCCTGCGAGAGGCCCGCTGA
- a CDS encoding GMC family oxidoreductase produces the protein MTATHPDVIVVGAGSGGSVTARRLLDAGLRVLLLEAGGHDRHLFIRAPAAFPKLFRSRFDWNLQTTPQPHADGRRFYWPRGRVLGGSSAINATIYIRGSRRDYDAWGDGWRWNDVLPAFRSLETYSGGASDTRGDHGPLPVGPRRASHPLSEAFVASAAQAMHIPHAATFNDGTLEGAALLESNHRNGERYSAFRAFLQPVLRHPNLTVLTDAQVLELLWDGPRVTGVRFRHAGRTLDAHAGGVALTAGVIQTPQLLMLSGIGPRRELQRLGIPVRVPLDGVGENLKDHLAVPVIFGSRVRSLDRVPETQALARYLWNRSGPLSSNVAEASAFTHARSGLDPAHDDPDLQFHFGPAYFRDHGAVSEPGNHFSVGPVLVDVHSSGRLTLASRDPLAPPVIDPNYLSDPRDLESLVNGVRQAREIAATGPLAALSTGEVLPGPGTRSDDLARHVRQESATLYHPTGTAALGDDGRAVTTRRLAVHGTRGLWVADASVMPNLIHANTNATAMMIGARAAGFITEDLTR, from the coding sequence ATGACAGCAACTCACCCAGACGTGATCGTCGTCGGGGCAGGTTCGGGCGGCAGCGTCACCGCCCGCCGCCTCCTGGACGCGGGCCTGCGCGTCCTGCTGCTCGAAGCGGGCGGACACGACCGGCACCTCTTCATCCGCGCGCCCGCCGCCTTCCCGAAACTCTTCCGTTCGCGCTTCGACTGGAACCTGCAGACCACCCCGCAACCCCACGCGGACGGGCGCCGCTTCTACTGGCCGCGCGGCCGGGTCCTCGGCGGCAGCAGCGCCATCAACGCCACCATCTACATCCGCGGCTCCCGCCGCGACTACGACGCCTGGGGGGACGGCTGGCGCTGGAACGACGTCCTCCCCGCCTTCCGCAGCCTGGAGACGTACAGCGGCGGCGCCAGCGACACGCGCGGCGACCACGGCCCCCTGCCCGTCGGCCCGCGCCGCGCCTCCCACCCGCTCAGCGAGGCGTTCGTGGCGTCTGCCGCGCAGGCCATGCACATCCCGCACGCCGCCACCTTCAACGACGGCACCCTCGAAGGGGCCGCGCTGCTGGAAAGCAACCACCGCAACGGCGAACGCTACAGCGCCTTCCGCGCCTTCCTGCAGCCCGTCCTCCGCCACCCGAACCTCACGGTCCTGACGGACGCGCAGGTCCTCGAACTGCTGTGGGACGGCCCGCGCGTCACCGGTGTCCGCTTCCGGCACGCCGGGCGCACCCTCGACGCGCACGCGGGCGGCGTCGCCCTCACGGCCGGCGTCATCCAGACCCCGCAGCTCCTGATGCTGTCCGGCATCGGCCCGCGCCGCGAACTGCAGCGCCTCGGCATTCCCGTCCGCGTCCCCCTGGACGGCGTCGGCGAGAACCTCAAGGACCACCTCGCCGTGCCCGTCATCTTCGGCAGCCGCGTCCGGTCACTCGACCGCGTTCCCGAAACGCAGGCCCTCGCCCGGTACCTCTGGAACCGCAGCGGCCCCCTCAGCAGCAACGTCGCCGAGGCGAGCGCCTTCACGCACGCCCGCAGCGGCCTCGACCCCGCCCACGACGACCCTGACCTGCAGTTCCACTTCGGGCCCGCGTACTTCCGCGATCACGGCGCCGTCAGCGAACCCGGCAACCACTTCTCCGTCGGCCCGGTCCTCGTGGACGTGCACAGCAGCGGCCGCCTCACCCTCGCGTCCCGCGACCCGCTCGCGCCGCCCGTCATCGACCCGAACTACCTCAGCGACCCCCGTGACCTCGAAAGCCTCGTGAACGGCGTCCGGCAGGCCCGCGAGATCGCCGCGACCGGGCCGCTCGCCGCCCTCAGCACCGGCGAGGTCCTCCCCGGTCCCGGCACCCGCAGCGACGACCTCGCCCGCCACGTCCGGCAGGAGAGCGCCACCCTCTACCACCCCACCGGCACCGCCGCCCTCGGCGACGACGGACGCGCCGTCACCACCCGCCGCCTCGCCGTGCACGGCACGCGCGGCCTGTGGGTCGCGGACGCGAGCGTCATGCCCAACCTCATCCACGCCAACACCAACGCCACCGCCATGATGATCGGCGCGCGCGCCGCCGGCTTCATCACCGAAGACCTGACGCGCTGA
- a CDS encoding roadblock/LC7 domain-containing protein → MSKQEETQAVLNTLRASMPEIKGALIATTDGLAIARSFSDTTDYQRVAAMAATALGLGKRIAETLGAGEFTETSVTGKDGNVYIYATGPKGVLAVITAPDANLGLLHLEARDAARQITTILG, encoded by the coding sequence ATGAGCAAGCAAGAAGAGACCCAGGCCGTCCTGAACACCCTGCGCGCCAGCATGCCCGAAATCAAGGGCGCCCTGATCGCCACGACCGACGGCCTTGCCATCGCCCGCTCTTTCTCCGACACCACCGACTACCAGCGCGTGGCCGCCATGGCCGCCACCGCCCTCGGCCTCGGCAAGCGCATCGCCGAGACACTCGGCGCCGGTGAATTCACCGAAACCAGTGTCACCGGCAAGGACGGCAACGTGTACATCTACGCGACCGGCCCGAAAGGCGTGCTGGCCGTCATCACCGCACCGGACGCGAACCTGGGCCTGCTGCACCTGGAGGCGCGTGACGCCGCCCGGCAGATCACCACCATTCTCGGCTGA
- a CDS encoding Rad52/Rad22 family DNA repair protein, producing the protein MTEHRSGLTPAVVRRLRRPFPPATLRWKLQTRPQEGTDPFATVVVYVDVRTVAAHLDDVVPGQWSTEYVLPPVTVGWPAVECRLTVCGVTRSDVGTVEPGARPGSDTKDLYSDALKRAAVQYGVGAFLYRFPQVQARVERAGATWFVTREAHSELAVLTRAVLAGNAALPRFQALRVRGYRPHGVADVTAPGDVPPAIGEVRARSLAAHLQGALTGSAWADAAGETYATYVLGVNVERLADLSEAEAGRVYRAARQEAREMPGPATGGMQVV; encoded by the coding sequence GTGACCGAGCACCGCTCCGGCCTCACGCCCGCCGTCGTCCGGCGCCTGCGTCGCCCCTTCCCGCCCGCGACGCTCCGCTGGAAACTCCAGACCCGCCCGCAGGAGGGCACCGACCCCTTCGCGACCGTGGTGGTGTACGTGGACGTCCGCACGGTCGCCGCGCACCTGGACGACGTGGTGCCGGGCCAGTGGAGCACCGAGTACGTCCTGCCGCCCGTCACGGTCGGCTGGCCTGCCGTCGAGTGCCGACTCACCGTGTGCGGCGTCACCCGCTCCGACGTGGGCACGGTCGAGCCCGGCGCACGCCCCGGCAGCGACACCAAGGACCTGTACAGCGACGCCCTCAAACGCGCCGCCGTGCAGTACGGCGTGGGCGCGTTCCTGTACCGCTTCCCGCAGGTGCAGGCGCGCGTGGAACGTGCGGGCGCCACGTGGTTCGTGACGCGCGAGGCGCACTCGGAACTCGCCGTCCTGACGCGCGCCGTCCTCGCCGGAAACGCGGCCCTCCCGCGCTTCCAGGCCCTGCGTGTGCGCGGGTACCGGCCGCACGGCGTGGCGGACGTGACCGCTCCTGGCGACGTGCCGCCCGCCATCGGCGAGGTCCGTGCCCGCAGCCTCGCGGCCCACCTCCAGGGCGCGCTCACCGGAAGCGCCTGGGCCGACGCGGCGGGCGAAACGTACGCGACCTACGTGCTGGGCGTGAACGTCGAACGGCTCGCGGACCTCAGCGAGGCCGAGGCCGGACGCGTGTACCGCGCCGCACGGCAGGAGGCGCGCGAGATGCCCGGCCCCGCCACAGGTGGTATGCAAGTGGTTTAA
- a CDS encoding 3-oxoacid CoA-transferase subunit B translates to MPWTRDEMAARAAQELRDGMYVNLGIGLPTCVADFVPDGLKVYFESENGLLGLGPSPTVDEVDPDLQNAGGETTTFIPGASAFSSADGFAMIRGGHIDLAILGGLEVSETGDLANWTVPGQFVSGMGGAMDLVVGARRVVVLMDHLNKRGEPKLRRETRLPLTGRRVVSRVVTDLGVLDVTPQGFRLVERAPGVTLEDLRARTDAAVLLPGTPADAQDARSRVRRVR, encoded by the coding sequence ATGCCGTGGACGCGTGACGAGATGGCGGCCCGCGCCGCACAGGAACTGCGGGACGGGATGTACGTGAACCTCGGGATCGGCCTGCCCACCTGCGTCGCGGACTTCGTGCCGGACGGCCTGAAGGTGTACTTCGAGAGCGAGAACGGCCTGCTGGGCCTCGGCCCCTCCCCCACCGTGGACGAGGTGGACCCGGACCTGCAGAACGCGGGCGGCGAGACCACCACCTTCATTCCCGGCGCGAGCGCCTTCAGCAGCGCGGACGGCTTCGCGATGATCCGGGGCGGGCACATCGACCTCGCCATCCTGGGCGGGCTGGAGGTGAGCGAGACGGGCGACCTCGCCAACTGGACGGTGCCGGGGCAGTTCGTGTCCGGCATGGGCGGCGCGATGGACCTCGTGGTGGGCGCGCGGCGCGTCGTGGTGCTGATGGACCACCTCAACAAGCGCGGCGAGCCGAAACTGCGGCGGGAGACGCGGCTCCCGCTGACCGGGCGGCGCGTCGTGAGCCGCGTCGTGACGGACCTCGGCGTGCTCGACGTGACGCCGCAGGGCTTCCGGCTGGTGGAACGCGCGCCGGGCGTCACGCTGGAGGACCTGCGCGCACGCACGGACGCGGCGGTCCTGCTGCCCGGCACACCCGCAGACGCTCAGGACGCGAGAAGCAGAGTACGGCGCGTCCGCTGA
- a CDS encoding HAMP domain-containing sensor histidine kinase — protein MRLSLSGRLTLLVLGLLLAALVLIGVTLGARVQAFVATQSERAVYGQLALVVQAGEAGSGVGREYALYQALVGAAQTAHSWGVLATRDRTYLSDSGAHDVPPRRVLTQVRQAGRGQWGAVRLLADGQGNVLGLAVNPADGERLTRGVVQAYAVIAALALVLAGTAVLLLLRLGLRPLRNMAGQAARLGVGDLSERMPVFAPDDELAVLARSLNRMLGRLQEAFRQLSEEEARTRAFAADASHELRTPLAAISGSLEVLARAQDDPGASELRSRLVVNLRRESRRAGRLVDDLLTLTRLDAGETLRRELLDLPGVLGGVLEVMADLAPQVRFALDLPGTEALTARADVGRVEGALLNLLRNAAAYTPGAGPDAGPDALPVVTLRATRVGAWVRLSVLNPAALPEAFVPRMFDRFSRGPDAAPGGSGLGLAIVRAVATAHGGETFAVQQGGQLEVGFTLPA, from the coding sequence GTGCGCCTGAGTCTGTCGGGTCGCCTGACGCTGCTGGTGCTGGGGTTGCTGCTGGCGGCGCTGGTCCTGATCGGGGTGACGCTGGGCGCGCGCGTGCAGGCGTTCGTGGCGACGCAGTCGGAACGCGCGGTGTACGGGCAGCTGGCGCTGGTGGTGCAGGCGGGCGAGGCCGGGTCGGGGGTGGGGCGGGAGTACGCGCTGTACCAGGCGCTGGTGGGCGCCGCGCAGACCGCGCACTCGTGGGGGGTCCTGGCGACGCGGGACCGCACGTACCTCAGTGACAGCGGGGCGCACGACGTGCCGCCCCGGCGGGTGCTGACACAGGTGCGGCAGGCGGGGCGCGGGCAGTGGGGCGCGGTGCGGCTGCTGGCGGACGGGCAGGGGAACGTGCTGGGACTGGCGGTCAACCCGGCGGACGGGGAGCGGCTCACGCGGGGCGTGGTGCAGGCGTACGCGGTGATCGCGGCGCTGGCGCTGGTCCTGGCGGGCACGGCGGTGCTGCTGCTGCTGCGGCTGGGGTTGCGGCCCCTGCGGAACATGGCGGGGCAGGCGGCGCGCCTGGGGGTGGGGGACCTGTCGGAACGGATGCCGGTGTTCGCGCCGGACGACGAGCTGGCGGTGCTGGCGCGCAGCCTGAACCGCATGCTGGGGCGGCTGCAGGAAGCGTTCCGGCAGCTGTCGGAGGAGGAGGCGCGCACGCGGGCCTTCGCGGCGGACGCGAGTCACGAGCTGCGGACGCCGCTCGCGGCGATCTCGGGGAGTCTGGAGGTGCTGGCGCGCGCGCAGGACGACCCGGGCGCGTCGGAGTTGCGCTCCCGGCTGGTCGTCAACCTGCGGCGCGAGTCGCGGCGGGCGGGGCGGCTGGTGGACGACCTGCTGACCCTGACGCGCCTGGACGCGGGTGAAACGCTGCGCAGGGAGCTGCTGGACCTGCCGGGCGTGCTCGGCGGCGTGCTGGAGGTGATGGCGGACCTCGCGCCGCAGGTGAGGTTCGCGCTGGACCTGCCGGGCACGGAGGCGCTCACGGCACGGGCGGACGTGGGCCGGGTGGAGGGGGCGCTGCTGAACCTGCTGCGGAACGCGGCGGCATACACGCCGGGCGCCGGTCCGGACGCAGGGCCGGACGCCCTGCCGGTGGTGACGTTGCGGGCGACACGGGTGGGCGCGTGGGTGCGGCTCAGCGTCCTGAATCCCGCCGCGCTGCCGGAAGCGTTCGTGCCGCGCATGTTCGACCGCTTCTCGCGCGGGCCGGACGCCGCGCCGGGCGGGTCGGGGCTGGGGCTGGCGATCGTGCGGGCCGTGGCGACCGCGCACGGCGGGGAGACCTTCGCCGTTCAGCAGGGCGGGCAGCTGGAAGTGGGGTTCACCCTGCCGGCATGA
- a CDS encoding DNA repair protein, translating into MTKTRRKDPTPATPHEDALTRFAALVATAGIDSDVRVLQDGGASEQDLNEQLTRELRLAQDRWGLGLLHLRHSARLTGDAGQQDIALDTDGMQVALLSEGARSVAGTYAAMQALGADGLSEWGVLEDGPRVTLKPGLGQIRVLVEDARDFETRWSNDRAGVWSRTWRKGDTLGVEVHRPASPVTALADAAWDVITGIKDRTFQRELMERSNSVGMLGALLGARHSGAVNALERLPEAHFAVSSAVVRQSGEDARSLERWKAMLREGTDTLDELQKSGTRRLAAVLSSGLR; encoded by the coding sequence ATGACCAAGACCCGCAGGAAAGACCCCACCCCCGCCACCCCCCACGAGGACGCCCTCACCCGCTTCGCGGCCCTCGTCGCCACCGCCGGCATCGACAGCGACGTGCGCGTCCTGCAGGACGGCGGCGCCAGCGAACAGGACCTCAACGAACAGCTGACCCGCGAACTGCGCCTCGCCCAGGACCGCTGGGGCCTCGGCCTGCTGCACCTCAGGCACAGCGCGCGCCTCACCGGCGACGCCGGACAGCAGGACATCGCCCTTGACACCGACGGCATGCAGGTCGCCCTCCTCTCCGAGGGTGCACGGTCCGTCGCCGGAACGTACGCCGCCATGCAGGCGCTCGGCGCGGACGGCCTCAGCGAATGGGGCGTTCTCGAAGACGGCCCGCGCGTCACCCTCAAGCCCGGCCTCGGCCAGATCCGCGTGCTCGTCGAGGACGCCCGCGACTTCGAGACCCGCTGGAGCAACGACCGCGCCGGCGTCTGGAGCCGTACCTGGCGCAAGGGCGACACGCTCGGCGTGGAAGTCCACCGACCCGCGTCGCCCGTCACGGCCCTCGCGGACGCCGCCTGGGACGTCATCACCGGCATCAAGGACCGTACCTTCCAGCGTGAACTGATGGAGCGCAGCAACAGCGTCGGCATGCTCGGCGCGCTGCTGGGCGCCCGCCACAGCGGCGCCGTGAACGCCCTCGAACGCCTCCCCGAGGCGCACTTTGCGGTCAGTTCCGCCGTCGTCCGCCAGAGCGGCGAGGACGCCCGCAGCCTCGAACGCTGGAAGGCCATGCTGCGCGAAGGCACCGACACCCTCGACGAACTGCAGAAGTCCGGCACCCGGCGCCTTGCGGCCGTCCTGAGCAGCGGCCTGCGCTGA
- a CDS encoding GTP-binding protein, with the protein MQPLKLVVSGAVGAGKTTFIQTLSETVVVATDVEASEDIGKTNTTVAMDFGTVHVGDDLLFLFGTPGQERFDFMWDVLCDGALGLLILVSGIKPSDFRHSRRILEFISTRYSIPYLVGVTHQDHGHAWAAEDIASYFETPPEHVIGIDATDLASCKSALTSLLAVIAERTDLQSPV; encoded by the coding sequence ATGCAACCTCTGAAACTCGTGGTCAGCGGCGCCGTCGGCGCGGGCAAGACGACCTTCATCCAGACCCTCTCCGAGACGGTCGTGGTTGCCACGGACGTAGAGGCCAGTGAGGACATCGGCAAGACGAACACCACCGTCGCCATGGATTTCGGCACGGTACATGTCGGAGACGACCTGCTCTTCCTCTTCGGGACGCCAGGCCAGGAACGCTTCGACTTCATGTGGGACGTCCTGTGCGACGGCGCGCTCGGCCTGCTGATTCTGGTGTCCGGCATCAAGCCTTCCGACTTCCGCCACTCGCGCCGAATTCTGGAATTCATCAGTACCCGCTACTCCATCCCATACCTGGTCGGCGTCACACATCAGGACCACGGGCACGCCTGGGCCGCCGAAGACATCGCGTCGTACTTCGAGACGCCGCCAGAACACGTCATCGGCATCGACGCCACCGACCTCGCGTCTTGCAAGTCGGCCCTCACCTCCCTGCTCGCTGTCATCGCCGAGCGGACTGACCTTCAGTCCCCGGTTTGA
- a CDS encoding diguanylate cyclase domain-containing protein, translated as MLQQRPHSAADDLIAQTEAPLSRLLRLACRALQADWAVLTLDAPDGPWRAAASGEPAADDDTRAVPSLACPVTDPSGRVIGEVRVGLTYGDSPWQPDDRDTLHSFAQVIGTELDRQATHRALQRERLDLQVLTARAIDAAAIARALGEVTDLASLDLTLTELLTQTCHRFAPLLLCDWAAILHVDADGSRITGCWHADTLQARAFAQDDTTFKDAAAPLRQDDLHLPVMTFTRGQLRRLLPTLPEQGCALAVRVSSDARHSVLILFARLDAGPDGGTLPPGSRELPVLTALQRTLQLATDRARERADLVETRDRLRLALEAAPLVLWATDLDGTFTLSEGSALQGLNARPGEAAGHHVTERYGDTPEIQSLLGRIRQGERFTHHIHIRGRTIEARFSPLTHPDGTLSGSLGVGYDVTDLVQSQEAARQERDRAEALLELFRSLDLDADLLVVAGVALKVLRRVFGDGWLALWQHRGERLMPVALHGDIPEPLREYQQRGFSTTDGYAARILTGQSVFLDPDDLPPDVREAGMHAAALLPVILEAGEGSLVLSAYRNQPSPWSDGDRQLLTTAARTLQISMQRHQDFHALQVAASSDALTGLGNRRAYQHAVRQMRGTPFTVVLLDLDGLKRVNDQEGHHRGDALLIAFAAALRATFRPQDELFRLGGDEFVVLMPGTAHYTPDTLQSHLLCVTGALHATGFVTAGVSAGAASSPRDAQHPEDLLRLSDERMYAMKQTRR; from the coding sequence GTGTTGCAGCAGCGACCACATTCAGCAGCGGACGACCTGATCGCCCAGACCGAAGCTCCACTCTCCCGTCTCCTGCGCCTCGCCTGCCGCGCCCTGCAGGCCGACTGGGCCGTCCTGACCCTCGACGCGCCGGACGGCCCGTGGCGCGCGGCCGCGAGCGGTGAACCCGCCGCGGACGACGACACCCGCGCCGTCCCGTCCCTCGCGTGCCCCGTCACGGACCCCTCCGGCAGGGTCATCGGTGAAGTCCGCGTCGGCCTGACCTACGGTGATTCCCCCTGGCAGCCGGACGACCGCGACACGCTGCACAGCTTCGCGCAGGTGATCGGCACGGAACTCGACCGTCAGGCGACCCACCGTGCCCTGCAGCGCGAACGTCTCGACCTTCAGGTTCTCACCGCCCGCGCCATCGACGCGGCCGCCATCGCCCGCGCGCTCGGCGAGGTGACGGATCTCGCCAGCCTCGACCTGACCCTCACGGAGCTCCTCACGCAGACCTGCCACCGCTTCGCGCCGCTGCTGCTCTGCGACTGGGCCGCCATTCTGCACGTGGACGCGGACGGCAGCAGGATCACCGGCTGCTGGCACGCCGACACGCTCCAGGCCCGTGCCTTCGCGCAGGACGACACCACCTTCAAGGACGCGGCCGCTCCCCTCCGCCAGGACGACCTGCACCTTCCCGTCATGACGTTCACGCGCGGCCAGCTGCGCCGCCTGCTGCCCACGCTGCCTGAACAGGGCTGCGCCCTCGCTGTCCGCGTCAGCAGCGACGCCCGTCACTCGGTCCTCATCCTCTTCGCGCGCCTCGATGCCGGACCGGACGGCGGGACCCTCCCGCCCGGCTCGCGCGAACTGCCGGTCCTGACGGCCCTGCAGCGCACCCTTCAGCTCGCCACGGACCGGGCACGGGAACGTGCCGACCTCGTCGAGACCCGCGACCGCCTGCGCCTCGCACTCGAAGCGGCGCCACTCGTCCTGTGGGCCACCGACCTCGACGGGACCTTCACCCTCTCCGAGGGCAGCGCCCTGCAGGGCCTGAACGCCCGTCCCGGCGAGGCGGCCGGACACCATGTCACCGAACGCTACGGCGATACGCCGGAAATCCAGTCCCTGCTTGGCCGCATCCGGCAGGGCGAACGCTTCACGCATCACATCCACATCCGCGGCCGCACCATCGAGGCGAGATTCTCGCCGCTCACGCACCCCGACGGGACCCTCAGCGGGTCGCTCGGCGTGGGGTACGACGTGACGGACCTCGTCCAGTCCCAGGAAGCGGCCCGCCAGGAACGCGACCGTGCCGAGGCGCTCCTCGAACTGTTCCGCAGCCTCGACCTCGACGCGGACCTGCTCGTCGTGGCCGGCGTCGCCCTGAAGGTCCTCCGGCGCGTGTTCGGGGACGGCTGGCTCGCCCTGTGGCAGCACCGCGGCGAACGCCTGATGCCGGTCGCGCTGCACGGCGACATCCCCGAACCGCTCCGGGAGTACCAGCAGCGCGGCTTCTCCACCACAGACGGGTACGCGGCCCGCATCCTGACCGGCCAGTCGGTCTTCCTCGACCCGGACGACCTGCCGCCCGACGTGCGCGAGGCCGGAATGCACGCCGCCGCGCTCCTCCCGGTCATCCTGGAGGCCGGGGAGGGCTCCCTGGTGCTCAGCGCGTACCGGAACCAGCCGTCCCCCTGGAGCGACGGTGACCGGCAGCTGCTCACCACGGCGGCCCGCACCCTGCAGATCAGCATGCAGCGGCATCAGGACTTCCACGCCCTGCAGGTCGCGGCCAGCAGCGACGCCCTGACCGGCCTCGGGAACCGCCGCGCGTACCAGCACGCGGTCCGGCAGATGCGGGGCACGCCCTTCACCGTGGTGCTGCTCGACCTCGACGGCCTGAAACGCGTGAACGACCAGGAAGGCCATCACCGCGGCGACGCCCTCCTGATCGCCTTCGCGGCCGCGCTGCGCGCCACCTTCCGCCCGCAGGACGAACTGTTCAGGCTCGGTGGAGACGAATTCGTGGTGCTCATGCCCGGCACGGCGCACTACACGCCCGACACCCTCCAGTCGCATCTGCTGTGCGTGACGGGCGCCCTGCACGCCACCGGGTTCGTCACGGCAGGCGTCAGTGCCGGAGCGGCGTCATCACCCAGGGACGCGCAGCACCCGGAAGACCTGCTGCGCCTCAGTGACGAACGCATGTACGCCATGAAACAGACGCGCCGCTGA